Proteins found in one Aneurinibacillus uraniidurans genomic segment:
- the yajC gene encoding preprotein translocase subunit YajC → MGQGATQSIILWVIMFAIFYFLLIRPNQKRQKQRNLMLGQLKKGDKVVTIGGLHGTIDLINEEAGTVVLNAGGNKLTFDKAAVQNVVGEKATAPSLEKKEEESK, encoded by the coding sequence ATGGGACAGGGAGCAACACAATCAATTATACTATGGGTAATTATGTTTGCGATCTTTTACTTCCTTCTGATTCGTCCGAATCAGAAGCGCCAAAAGCAGCGCAATCTTATGCTGGGTCAGTTGAAAAAGGGAGATAAAGTCGTAACAATCGGTGGCCTGCATGGCACGATTGATCTGATCAACGAAGAAGCAGGTACAGTTGTACTGAACGCGGGCGGCAACAAGCTGACGTTTGATAAAGCAGCAGTACAAAATGTAGTCGGTGAGAAGGCAACGGCACCGTCTCTTGAGAAGAAAGAAGAAGAGAGTAAGTAA